TGGCCATCTTCTATTGGCTGCGTGAGGGCACGGGTGTCGTGTTCATGATCGGGTTGGTGCTGTACGTGATGAGCTTCTTCGTCAAAGACCGCCCTGCCGCAGCTTGATAAGGCAATACGTCGAGGAAAGAACGCAGCGTAAGCTGCGTTTTTTCTTGGCTGGGTGACTGGCCAATTGCGCTCGGCCTGATCAACATCAATGTCCGCCACTGGGTCGTCATGCTTCAATGCAGGCTGGCCACTTTGTTACTGGGTGCGATTTGAACGCGCCATCCGAGCTTTCCTCCATTCGTCCGCAATCCAAAGCCCCTTTACCAGGGGATCTGGCCATGTGGTTCTTCATCTTGGCCGAATTGCTGGTGTTCGGGCTGTTCTTTGTCGCCTATGCTGTGACGCGTGCCAAACACCGTGATCTGTTCGCGACGATGCAAGCGACATTGGACACCACGTCCGGCGCGATCAACACAGCGCTATTGTTGACAGGCAGTTACCTGGTGGTGCGGGCGGTGCAGGCCATCCAGCTTGGCAGGGGGCGGCATTGTGCGCAGTGGCTGGTGGCAGGGTGGGGGTGTGGTGCGGTATTTGTGATGATCAAGCTGGCCGAGTTCGCTGACAAACTGGGGGCCGGGGTCACCTTGTCCAGCAATGTGTTCTACATGTTCTATCTGTCGTTGACGTTCTTTCACTTTCTGCATGTGTTGTTGGGCATGGTGATTCTGGCGGCCTGTGCCTGGAAAGCCTGGCAGGGCGGCTATTCGCAAGCGGATCATGCTGGCGTGGAGACAGGGGCAGCATATTGGCACATGGTCGATCTGGTGTGGGTGGTGTTGTTTCCGCTGGTGTATGTGATGCGATAGTTGCGGCCATGCAAGGAATGTCTGATGCAAATCAATGTGGCAACGGGGTGTTGGGTGGTGTTATTGAGCCTGACAGGGGCGGCATGGTGGGTGGCCGAAGCGCATCTGACCAGCCCGATCATCATGTTGGGCTTGGCTGGTGCCACCTGGGTGAAAGGGTGGCTGATCATCGATCACTTCATGGCATTGCGGCGGGTCAGTTGGCTGTGGCGTGGGCTGGTGTTGGGTTGGTTGAGTAGCGTGTTGTTGCTGATTGCAGTGTTTTATTGATGGCCGATGGGTTGGGGGTACGAATGAATGATCGATATGCACCGGATGGACGGGTAGATGTGATGGAAGATTCGATACCGTTTTATCAGCCGGTTGGCCAGGAGTGCGAGTTGTTCGAGCGTGCTTTTCGCCACCGTTTGCCGTTGTTGATCAAAGGGCCGACCGGCTGCGGCAAGACCCGTTTCGTAGCACATATGGCGGCCAGATTGGGCAGGCCGCTGATCACGGTGGCCTGTCATGATGACCTGACCGCGGCGGATCTGGTAGGGCGGCATCTGATTGGTGAGAGTCAGACCTATTGGGCCGACGGCCCATTGACGCGGGCGGTGAGGCAAGGGGCAATCTGCTATCTGGATGAGATCGTCGAGGCGCGCAAAGACACCACGGTGGTGCTGCATCCGCTGACCGATGATCGGCGGATTCTACCGATAGACCGGACGGGCGAGCAGTTGCATGCGCCAGAGACGTTCATGTTGGTGGTGTCATACAACCCAGGCTATCAAAATTTGCTGAAGAGTCTAAAGCCCTCGACCAGGCAACGTTTTGTCGCGCTGACATTCGATTTTCCGCCCAGCGCCGTCGAAACCCGGATCGTCACGCACGAGAGTGGTGTCGAGCAGGCCATGGCACAACGGCTGGTCGAGGTGGCCCAGCGCCTGCGGCGTCTGGCGGGCATCGATCTGGACGAGGCAATCTCAACCCGCCTGTTGGTGTATGCCGCCAACCTGATCCGCGCTGGATGTGAGCCGGTGATGGCCTGCATTGCCGCCATGGTCGAGCCGCTGACGGATGATGCTGATACCGCTGCAGCGCTCAAGGAGGTGATCCGGGCCGGCTTTGCACCATGAGCCCGGAAGACAAGCAGATCGCCGCTCGCGCAGCCTTGTGGAATCTGCTGAACATCACCTTGTTGCCTGGCTTGGCATTCGCGCTGTTGGTGATGTTGGCCAGGTTGCATTGGCAGCATGGCACGCCATGGGTGCGGGGCCATGTCCGAGGGGCGGTGGCCACCAGTATCTGGTCCGGGGTGCTGTTGGTGGCGGTGTCGGCGTTGCTGGTGTGGGGAATCGGCTGGGATCAGCCAGCCACCTGGGTGGCGTTGATCCTGTATTTCACCTGCTGCCATTCTGCATTGATCCTGTTTTCGCTGTATGCATGGTCGCGGGCGGCAGCGGGTAAAGCCATGCGTTATCCCTGGCCGGGTTTGAAAGGGTAGGTGCTGGGCAGTCTGTCCGGTTGATGTTAGGCTTTCGCCCGACTGGTGCTGTCTTTCAAGCAAATTCCATTCCGCATCGCAGGCTTCCCTCGGCCCACAGCACCGGTGTCGGGCAGAGCAGGGGTGTCGGCGGTTCACAATCATTCGGTGGTGCTTTATGCAAACACAATCCCAAGTTATCGATGTCTTGAATGCCTTGCTGGCTGGTGAGCTGATGGCCCGTGATCAGTATTTCATCCATTCCCGCATGTATGAGGACTGGGGGCTGACCAAGCTGTATGAGCGCATCGGCCACGAGATGGAAGATGAAACCTTGCATGCTGACCGGCTGATCCGCCGCATTCTGTTCCTGGGTGGCTCGCCCGGCATGATCCCTGCCCATCCACTCCGGATCGGCAACACGGTGCTGACCATGCTTGAAAACGACCTGGCGCTGGAGTACGAGGTGATCACCGCTCTGCGCAAGGCCATTGCCGTGGTCGAAACCGCGGGTGACTATGTGACGCGGGAATTGCTGGAACAGATGCTGGATGATACGGAAAACGACCATGCACATTGGTTGGAGCAACAATTGAAGTTGATCAAACTGATGGGCGAGCAAAACTATATTCAGTCTCAACGATAACGGGTTCTGTCTGCATGCTGGTCGTCGGGGCATGCGTGGGCCGAGGCGGGTACCGGGGTGATCCATCGTCGCCACATGCCCCCTTTGCTCAGCTGAGTGGCGTGCCTGATGGCTGGTCTGGCTCCAAAGCCAGATTCGGCGCGGGCCAGGGAGCCATGCCGATAGAACCCAGGCAAGGAGCCCTGCGATGGAAGAAGTCATTGGTGGTTGGTGGGACAAGCTGATCAGCCGTGTTGCCTACCGAGGCCACCCCGAGGCCGCAGTCAGCCTGGCTGACATCGCCAAGTTGGCGCCGGTGTTTTTCCGGGCGCTGGGTGGCGACCCTGGCCTGGCCGTGGCGGCTGGTGACGCCAGCGCCCATGGTGCCCGACGCACTTGGCTGGAGCGGGTCGCGGGAACGGGAGCCCACTATGATTACGCCTGGGTGGATGAGCAGACCTTGTTCCTGCCGCCCAAAATCGACATCTTCCCTGCACCTGCGCTCAATCGAGCCCTTTATCTATGGCTGATCGCCCTTGCTGCGACACAGGTTGATCACACCACTGATACCACCTCTACACCAGCAGATTGGCTGCAACGGAGCGCGCTGGCCTGCCAGCGGGTGCTGGAGCACTGGCCTGGTCTGGCACAGACATATCGGCAGCTGGTGACTGCGCATTTGGCACAGCGCCCCGATCCGGCCAGCCTGCCTGCCGATGAGGGCAGGGCTGAGCGAGCGATCCGTGCGGCGCTGCAGCACCCGGAAGCCGCCCAGGTCTTGCCCGCCACCCGGCGCCCGCCCTGGCCGGTGGCACTGTGGCTGCATCCAGTGCCCCCCGCCCAGCATGGTGGGCGCACGGCAGGCGAGATAGGCGACCCTCCTCCTTCTGCACCTCCCCAGCCCGATTCAGACCGCTTACGCAAGCGGCGTGGTGAGGCGGTGGATATGCCTGAGGCAAAAAACGGCTTGTTGATGTTGTTCCGGGCCGAGAGCCTGTTTTCCTGGGCCGAATTCATCAAGGTCAATCGGCCATTGGACGATGATGAGTCGCAGCAGGCCGCCAAGGCCGCAGATGATCTGGATGTGCTCAGCGTGACTCGGGATGGAGACACCACCGCCAGTCGCGTCCGGTTTGACCTGGATCTCCCCTCGGAACACGCTGACGACTTGATTCTACGTGATGGCATTCTGCTGCCGGAGTGGCACTATCGAAAACAGCGTCTGCAGCCTGACCATTGCCGTTTACAGATGATGTTGGCCCGGGATGCGCAGCCATGTGGCCTACCGGATCATTTGAAATCGACAGCACGGCGGTTGCGTGGGCAGTTGCAAGCGCTGAATGCCCTACGTACCCGCCTGCGTGGGCAGCCGGTGGGGGATGAGCTGGATCTGGATGCCTGCGTGCGTTTTCTGACCGACCGACGATCCGGTCATCAACCCGAGCCAGCCTTGTTCAGCCAGTTCCGCCACAACCAGCGGGATATGGCCAGCCTGCTGTTGGCCGATCTGTCCATGTCAACCGACAGCTGGGTCAATCAGGATCGGAGAGTGATCGATGTGATCCGTGATGCCTTGTTCCTGTTCAGCGATGCATTGCATGCCATGGGAGATCAGCACGCCTTGTATGGCTTCTCCAGCGTGCGTCGTCACCATGTCCGGTTTCAGGTGGTCAAAGGCTTTGATGAGCCGGTCAATGACCAGATCCGAGGTCGCATCATGGCGCTCAAACCGGGCTTTTACACCCGCATGGGAGCGGCAATCCGCCAGGCCAGCCAGATCCTGGCCGCACAGCCAGCGCACCACCGGTTGTTATTGGTGCTGACAGATGGCAAACCTAATGATCTGGATCAATATGATGGTCGCTACGGCATGGAAGATACACGGCATGCGATTCAGGCTGCGCGGGGTATGGGGTTGACACCATTTTGTGTCACCATCGACAGTGAACACCAGCACTATTTGCCATATCTGTTTGGGCAACATGGCTACCTGGTTGTTTCCGATGCGACTGATTTGCCGAATCGTCTGGTTCATCTGTACAAAAACATTGTTACCGTTCATTAGCATATTATTGCTAGATAACGTTGAAATTATTTGATTTTGTTGGATTCTCTACCAATAATCCAATTGACATAATTAAATCAGGGTGTGCCATGGCCTATAACTCGTGCGTTATCAGACTTGCAAATCCGACCAACCAAGGCTTTCGAGAGGTGCAACTGCTCCCGCCCATATTGGAAGGGTTGTTTGACCATGAAGATGGCTGCATTGTGACGCTGTGCATGGATAAGCTTGAAGATCGCATCAATCATGACCGGGGCAGCCTGTCCAGCTTGATCAGTGACTTGGAAAGCCTGAATCGGGTCTACCGCGACATCGAATCCAATCGGCCATTGGGCATGCCGGTGTTGAATTCACGAAGAAGGAATGTCGAGCGTCAGATGGTGGTTGATCAAGGGCGGCACCAGCTGTATGCGCTACGCAACCTGGGGGCTGATGAGTTGCCGGTCGTGGTGCCTGCTGGCTTGGCTGAACAGTTTGAAGCAGCATTTGGCCCCCACGTCGAAGCCTTTCCCAGGGATTGGCTGGGTGCTGACCCCGCCATCTTGCCCCATCTCACCCGCAGCAAGTAATCAGCCCAGGCAACCCGTGACGATCTGCCACCAAGGTGCGGCCTTGTTGGCAAGGCTTCATGTTGCTCGGTGGCGCGTGCCAACAGAGCCAGAGGTGGCCTCATGCATGAGGCCGGTCTGGGTGTGGTTGACACGTCCTTGTGTGGGATCGACCGTCGTGGGCTGTGGGCTGCGTCCCTGTCTGGCAATACCCGGTTCAGGGTGATCGGCCCGGCCTGCCGGGCCGCCCTTACGCAATCCGTGTTCTAGCCAAAGGCGGGTTCTTGGCGAAATAGCGTCGAATGCCATTACTGATGGCCTTCGCCATCTTGTATTGGTAGTCTTCGTCTTTCAGGCGGCGCTCCTCCTCCGGGTTGGAGATAAAAGCCGTCTCAACCAGAATCGACGGGATATCCGGCGCTTTCAATACCGCAAAGCCAGCCTGTTCCACCGCCTCTTTATGCAATTTGTTGATGCCGCTCAGCTCTGCCAACACGGATTTCCCAACCCGGAGGCTGTCGCTGATGGTGGCGGTCTGGGTCAAGTCGAAAAGGGTGTGCGCCAAATAAGGGTCTTTGACATTCACCAATTTGACGCCGCCAATTAGATCCGCATCGTTCTCCTTCTTGGCCAGCCATTTGGCCGCCGTGCTGGTCGCGCCTTTTTCCGACAGGGCAAAGACAGAGCTGCCCCTTGCCTCGGGCC
This portion of the Chitinivorax tropicus genome encodes:
- the bfr gene encoding bacterioferritin; amino-acid sequence: MQTQSQVIDVLNALLAGELMARDQYFIHSRMYEDWGLTKLYERIGHEMEDETLHADRLIRRILFLGGSPGMIPAHPLRIGNTVLTMLENDLALEYEVITALRKAIAVVETAGDYVTRELLEQMLDDTENDHAHWLEQQLKLIKLMGEQNYIQSQR
- a CDS encoding CbbQ/NirQ/NorQ/GpvN family protein, with the translated sequence MNDRYAPDGRVDVMEDSIPFYQPVGQECELFERAFRHRLPLLIKGPTGCGKTRFVAHMAARLGRPLITVACHDDLTAADLVGRHLIGESQTYWADGPLTRAVRQGAICYLDEIVEARKDTTVVLHPLTDDRRILPIDRTGEQLHAPETFMLVVSYNPGYQNLLKSLKPSTRQRFVALTFDFPPSAVETRIVTHESGVEQAMAQRLVEVAQRLRRLAGIDLDEAISTRLLVYAANLIRAGCEPVMACIAAMVEPLTDDADTAAALKEVIRAGFAP
- a CDS encoding cytochrome C oxidase subunit IV family protein; its protein translation is MQINVATGCWVVLLSLTGAAWWVAEAHLTSPIIMLGLAGATWVKGWLIIDHFMALRRVSWLWRGLVLGWLSSVLLLIAVFY
- a CDS encoding cytochrome c oxidase subunit 3 family protein; the protein is MWFFILAELLVFGLFFVAYAVTRAKHRDLFATMQATLDTTSGAINTALLLTGSYLVVRAVQAIQLGRGRHCAQWLVAGWGCGAVFVMIKLAEFADKLGAGVTLSSNVFYMFYLSLTFFHFLHVLLGMVILAACAWKAWQGGYSQADHAGVETGAAYWHMVDLVWVVLFPLVYVMR
- a CDS encoding nitric oxide reductase activation protein NorD, translated to MEEVIGGWWDKLISRVAYRGHPEAAVSLADIAKLAPVFFRALGGDPGLAVAAGDASAHGARRTWLERVAGTGAHYDYAWVDEQTLFLPPKIDIFPAPALNRALYLWLIALAATQVDHTTDTTSTPADWLQRSALACQRVLEHWPGLAQTYRQLVTAHLAQRPDPASLPADEGRAERAIRAALQHPEAAQVLPATRRPPWPVALWLHPVPPAQHGGRTAGEIGDPPPSAPPQPDSDRLRKRRGEAVDMPEAKNGLLMLFRAESLFSWAEFIKVNRPLDDDESQQAAKAADDLDVLSVTRDGDTTASRVRFDLDLPSEHADDLILRDGILLPEWHYRKQRLQPDHCRLQMMLARDAQPCGLPDHLKSTARRLRGQLQALNALRTRLRGQPVGDELDLDACVRFLTDRRSGHQPEPALFSQFRHNQRDMASLLLADLSMSTDSWVNQDRRVIDVIRDALFLFSDALHAMGDQHALYGFSSVRRHHVRFQVVKGFDEPVNDQIRGRIMALKPGFYTRMGAAIRQASQILAAQPAHHRLLLVLTDGKPNDLDQYDGRYGMEDTRHAIQAARGMGLTPFCVTIDSEHQHYLPYLFGQHGYLVVSDATDLPNRLVHLYKNIVTVH